A stretch of Alkalicella caledoniensis DNA encodes these proteins:
- a CDS encoding SipW-dependent-type signal peptide-containing protein — protein sequence MKKTKFIALALIVALSLIGAGYAWWTDSININGTVETGKFEVIVENVHVQPSSQYVKDNGSNVNSAKDTANILIKDMYPGSHATAYVTVKNTGTVKAVLQSFDVQQISTSSSLNAVILANNIPLTEGFLGAGRLALKLALDNQFAGVEIEPGDSRVFEVRLSMPLAAGNSTQEENVSFKIKANWRQYFPQN from the coding sequence ATGAAAAAAACGAAATTTATTGCCTTGGCACTAATAGTAGCCTTGTCCCTAATCGGTGCCGGTTATGCCTGGTGGACTGATAGTATCAACATTAATGGTACAGTTGAAACAGGTAAATTTGAAGTAATTGTTGAAAATGTACATGTACAACCAAGCTCGCAGTATGTTAAAGATAATGGAAGTAATGTTAACTCAGCTAAAGATACTGCCAATATTTTAATTAAAGATATGTATCCAGGCTCCCATGCAACTGCATACGTCACAGTAAAGAATACAGGTACAGTGAAAGCAGTTTTACAAAGCTTTGACGTTCAACAAATTTCAACCTCTTCCAGCTTGAACGCAGTTATTTTAGCTAACAACATTCCACTAACCGAAGGATTTTTAGGAGCTGGTCGCCTTGCTTTAAAACTTGCCCTAGATAATCAATTTGCTGGAGTAGAAATTGAGCCAGGAGATTCTAGGGTATTTGAAGTAAGATTAAGCATGCCACTTGCAGCTGGCAATAGCACACAAGAGGAAAATGTATCCTTTAAAATTAAAGCTAACTGGAGACAATATTTCCCACAGAATTAA
- a CDS encoding sensor histidine kinase, translating to MILIETIGNSLVLIPSGGINSPYVWYSLNTILIAAFYLNSRYSWINLSFYLICSTIVVHYFIENNQQLLDLIAREKNLILSYILITAIIQLLRRNSENIDMERAKITELNKDLHRANQRIKDNLDYSMELYQVVHFIMEQKELSSLLKIIVEYTEKITKENSFILVTNSGQQEIFESIGIKGEAVSGLKSKIKKMAATTFNSDTVNIEIDNKNYLITLIKTNYNTFAVMGIEKQKTSENQLEQLDLLGRLTAIMLDKIQLQQMNNDFLINEEQNRIANEIHDGILQRLFNASCGIYCVMKALDKESTYNLKEQLATIKNTINTSMKELRATVYGLSWNKYGGNAFKDDIKTLIKEIRNHSNISVECSLQGNHEYLTVAKKSAIYRIINESLANAVRHSEGDQLKILLNMERELVSLKISDNGVGFDVRELKTSNRVGLGLKNITNLTEVLGGTINLHSAIGVGTTIEIKIPNRVVSIKEEAV from the coding sequence TTGATTCTAATAGAGACCATAGGAAACTCCCTAGTCTTGATCCCTTCAGGGGGAATAAACAGCCCCTATGTTTGGTACTCCCTAAATACAATTTTAATTGCAGCATTTTACTTAAATAGTCGATATAGCTGGATTAACTTGAGTTTCTATCTGATATGTTCCACCATAGTAGTCCATTATTTCATAGAAAATAATCAACAGCTTTTAGATTTAATAGCAAGGGAAAAGAATCTTATACTAAGCTATATATTAATTACTGCCATAATCCAACTACTTAGGAGAAACTCTGAGAATATCGATATGGAGAGAGCAAAAATCACTGAACTCAATAAAGACTTGCATCGTGCAAACCAGAGGATCAAAGATAACCTTGACTACTCCATGGAACTGTACCAAGTGGTTCATTTTATCATGGAACAAAAGGAACTAAGCAGCCTCCTAAAAATCATCGTAGAGTATACTGAAAAAATCACTAAGGAAAATTCCTTTATATTGGTGACAAACAGTGGACAACAAGAAATCTTTGAATCCATAGGTATTAAAGGCGAAGCAGTTTCTGGATTAAAAAGTAAAATTAAAAAAATGGCTGCTACTACCTTTAATAGCGATACTGTAAATATAGAAATAGATAATAAGAATTACTTAATAACCCTTATAAAAACTAACTATAATACCTTTGCAGTTATGGGAATTGAAAAACAAAAAACATCAGAAAACCAGCTGGAACAACTAGACTTACTAGGAAGACTAACTGCTATAATGCTAGATAAGATTCAACTGCAACAGATGAACAATGATTTCCTTATAAATGAAGAACAAAACCGTATAGCTAACGAAATCCATGACGGTATTTTGCAACGGCTTTTTAATGCATCCTGTGGTATCTACTGTGTTATGAAGGCATTGGATAAGGAATCCACATATAACCTAAAGGAACAACTAGCTACAATAAAAAACACCATAAACACTTCCATGAAGGAATTACGGGCCACCGTCTACGGTTTAAGTTGGAATAAATACGGAGGCAATGCATTCAAAGATGATATAAAGACCCTTATCAAGGAAATCAGAAATCACAGCAATATTTCCGTAGAGTGTAGCTTACAAGGTAACCATGAATACCTTACTGTGGCTAAGAAGTCCGCCATATATAGGATTATAAATGAAAGTTTAGCTAACGCTGTACGTCATAGTGAAGGAGATCAGCTAAAGATTCTACTTAACATGGAAAGAGAATTAGTTTCCCTTAAAATATCAGATAACGGTGTAGGATTTGATGTAAGAGAACTCAAAACAAGTAATAGGGTTGGGCTGGGTTTAAAAAACATTACTAACTTAACTGAAGTTTTAGGTGGAACCATCAACCTGCACAGCGCAATAGGTGTTGGTACCACAATAGAAATAAAAATCCCCAACAGAGTAGTTTCAATCAAGGAGGAAGCTGTATGA
- a CDS encoding response regulator, with protein sequence MNILVVDDHPLARLGLSSSLAHVTNIENIYEASNVSGAIKLLSHNDIDMTLIDLNLGKEYGLEIVKEAQRLKISSKFVVLTSSGKMSDFTKARELGVEGYLLKDALVEDIIYAIRVVARGKPFYDSELVNCNFKKKENDISQLTARERDVLVEIGRGLSNIEIASKLLISEFTVKKHVSNILGKLNLSHRTEAALYINNIDTT encoded by the coding sequence ATGAATATCCTAGTAGTAGACGACCATCCCCTAGCACGTTTGGGATTATCCTCATCACTAGCCCATGTAACAAACATAGAAAACATTTACGAAGCCTCCAATGTCTCAGGGGCAATTAAGTTATTATCACATAATGACATAGATATGACACTAATAGACTTAAATCTAGGTAAAGAATACGGTTTAGAAATCGTAAAAGAGGCTCAAAGACTAAAGATTAGTTCTAAATTTGTTGTGTTAACCTCATCAGGTAAGATGTCAGACTTCACGAAGGCAAGGGAACTGGGAGTTGAGGGCTACCTACTAAAAGATGCATTAGTGGAAGATATAATATATGCTATCAGGGTGGTGGCACGGGGAAAACCTTTTTATGATTCAGAACTGGTCAACTGTAATTTTAAGAAAAAGGAAAATGACATAAGCCAGCTTACTGCTAGGGAAAGAGATGTGCTGGTGGAAATTGGAAGAGGTCTAAGTAATATAGAAATCGCCAGTAAACTCTTGATATCAGAATTTACAGTGAAAAAACATGTGAGTAATATACTGGGAAAGCTGAATCTTTCCCATAGAACTGAAGCAGCCCTGTATATAAATAACATAGATACAACGTAA
- a CDS encoding signal peptidase I produces the protein MKNLLSLNDNKLLQIALILIFMSIYFLESSPVIKLNPLTMPIFWLLLAMAIWKLPCKGPAAKRKHKTLVKTWAIILAIIHVAMLILAGLVDGFGSSPYSHTILGIVSNSWIVAPPLLAREIIRGYLINTSMGKKENTLRIILISLGLTVATIPFARLLSLSNIEQTVQFIAQHLGPEFANSILASYLAYFGGPIASIIYLGILQAFHWFSPILPNLRWIITAAVGILTPIFSLLAFQHLYAVEIKKIKVHGKKESILSWMITSLFCITIIWFAVGVFPLYPSVIATGSMQPMIDPGDIIIVEKITDMEGLEALTVGDVIQFKQGGILITHRIEEINVVDGVVNFKTKGDNNSISDREPVKPEQVRGRIVKVIPKVGWPTLLLKQQKDIPLDEVEF, from the coding sequence ATGAAAAACCTATTAAGTCTAAACGATAATAAGTTGCTACAGATAGCGCTAATACTTATATTTATGAGCATATATTTCCTTGAAAGCTCCCCTGTGATCAAATTAAATCCTCTAACCATGCCTATATTCTGGCTACTGTTAGCAATGGCAATCTGGAAACTTCCTTGCAAGGGCCCAGCAGCAAAAAGAAAACACAAAACCCTAGTGAAGACATGGGCAATTATACTGGCGATAATCCATGTGGCCATGCTTATTTTGGCAGGACTAGTAGACGGATTTGGTAGTAGTCCCTACAGTCACACCATCCTTGGCATTGTGTCAAATTCATGGATTGTTGCTCCTCCACTGTTGGCCAGAGAAATCATACGTGGATACTTAATCAACACCTCCATGGGGAAAAAGGAAAATACCCTACGGATAATTTTGATTTCCCTGGGTTTGACTGTGGCAACAATCCCTTTTGCTAGACTTTTATCCCTATCAAATATAGAACAAACTGTCCAATTCATCGCCCAGCACCTAGGGCCTGAATTTGCCAATAGCATCTTGGCTAGTTATCTAGCTTATTTTGGGGGACCTATTGCAAGTATTATTTATTTGGGTATACTTCAGGCCTTCCACTGGTTCTCTCCCATACTACCCAACCTTCGTTGGATTATTACAGCAGCTGTGGGTATACTTACACCTATTTTTTCACTTCTGGCGTTTCAACATCTATACGCAGTGGAAATAAAAAAAATCAAAGTACATGGAAAAAAAGAAAGTATCCTTAGTTGGATGATAACAAGTTTATTTTGTATAACAATAATTTGGTTTGCAGTGGGTGTATTCCCCTTATATCCATCTGTTATAGCAACGGGGAGCATGCAACCCATGATTGATCCAGGGGATATTATAATAGTTGAGAAAATTACTGATATGGAAGGTTTAGAAGCCTTAACTGTAGGGGATGTGATCCAGTTCAAACAAGGAGGCATACTTATAACTCACCGCATTGAAGAAATTAATGTGGTAGATGGCGTAGTAAATTTCAAAACAAAGGGAGACAATAACTCAATATCAGACAGAGAACCAGTCAAACCAGAACAAGTAAGAGGAAGAATAGTAAAGGTAATTCCTAAAGTGGGATGGCCTACACTTTTATTAAAACAACAAAAAGATATCCCACTAGACGAAGTAGAATTTTAA
- a CDS encoding MATE family efflux transporter produces MKLQLATNTEVFTKLYRIGIPVMIQNFISASLNFIDIFMIGSLGTIPIASVSIANQIFLIFTYFITGSQGGCFVYTAQYHGKGDKKSIAEIMSFSWLLLLLFGGIFTMGGLFFSNHLIGVFNTNAGVVDLGSKYLGIVAISYIPTAITFAYSGMLRAIGDTKYPMYIAIFSMLLNTLLNYLLIFGNLGLPTLGVVGAAIATLIARIFQCLVIITYVYKKTDVLNISVGKLLTNANRTINNSIIKTGIPIFITEVVWVICISVYLKIYGIVSVDALSATQIAATMASVFHIIAQSVAYATATIVGNALGEGDVEKGKTNAHHLFVVALSIGIVCSVLLSVIGPMAGGFFNITDSAKESLNIIIRINALMLIFRAMTTVNIMGILRAGGDTKFSMYVDTLPLCLIGIPAAYIAAKLGYGITIVMIVVATEEIIRSTLCTMRLVSGKWVNVLVEG; encoded by the coding sequence ATGAAACTTCAATTGGCAACTAACACAGAAGTATTTACGAAGTTATATAGGATAGGAATACCAGTAATGATACAAAACTTCATCAGTGCATCACTAAATTTTATAGATATATTTATGATTGGAAGTCTAGGCACTATACCTATAGCTTCTGTCAGTATAGCCAATCAGATCTTTCTAATCTTTACATACTTTATCACTGGATCCCAAGGGGGATGTTTTGTGTATACAGCACAGTACCATGGTAAGGGGGACAAAAAAAGCATAGCTGAAATTATGTCATTTTCTTGGCTTCTATTGCTTCTATTCGGTGGAATTTTTACCATGGGAGGACTATTTTTCTCCAACCATTTAATAGGTGTCTTTAATACAAATGCAGGAGTCGTTGATTTAGGTTCTAAGTATTTAGGGATTGTAGCAATCTCCTATATACCCACTGCTATCACCTTCGCCTACTCTGGTATGTTAAGGGCCATAGGAGATACCAAGTATCCCATGTATATAGCCATATTCTCCATGTTGTTAAACACGTTGCTCAACTATTTACTGATATTTGGCAACCTTGGTCTCCCAACCCTGGGAGTAGTAGGGGCTGCCATAGCCACACTGATTGCAAGGATTTTTCAATGTCTGGTAATAATCACCTATGTCTATAAAAAAACAGATGTCCTAAATATATCCGTGGGCAAACTACTTACCAATGCCAATAGAACGATCAACAACAGTATAATAAAAACAGGTATTCCTATCTTTATCACTGAAGTTGTATGGGTTATATGTATTTCCGTTTATCTAAAAATCTATGGTATTGTTTCTGTAGATGCCTTATCAGCAACTCAAATAGCGGCCACAATGGCTAGTGTATTTCATATCATCGCCCAAAGTGTAGCATATGCCACCGCCACCATTGTGGGAAATGCTTTGGGTGAAGGTGATGTGGAAAAGGGAAAGACCAATGCCCACCACTTGTTTGTAGTGGCCCTTAGTATAGGAATAGTATGCAGTGTTCTTCTCTCTGTAATAGGCCCCATGGCAGGAGGATTTTTCAATATAACCGATAGCGCAAAGGAAAGTTTGAACATAATAATTAGAATCAATGCCCTTATGCTCATTTTTAGAGCCATGACAACAGTTAATATAATGGGCATCCTAAGGGCTGGGGGAGATACAAAATTCAGTATGTATGTAGATACACTACCCCTATGCCTCATAGGAATTCCCGCCGCATATATTGCTGCAAAGCTCGGCTACGGCATAACCATAGTAATGATTGTAGTGGCTACTGAAGAAATAATCCGAAGCACACTATGTACCATGAGACTTGTCAGCGGAAAATGGGTAAATGTTTTGGTGGAAGGCTAG